Part of the Photobacterium sp. DA100 genome is shown below.
AAAACACAACGGCTTGCTGTAACAGGCACCGAACAACTTGTCGCCGCAAGATATTGACCAAGTACTTATCGAGAAATTTCTGTAACGGCTATTTAGCATCCATCTTGTTAACTTAGTGGTATATTGAATCTCATCAATCGGGCTAGTACAGGACAGAGATTTTGCCGGCATCACTCTTTAACCCCAAACCCTATAAATTCGGGCTCACCCTCTCTGGCGGTGGCGCTAAATGCATGGCGCAAATCGGTATGTTGCAGTACCTCGACGAGCAAGGCGTAAAACCGGATGTGATTTCCGGGGCTAGCGGCGGCGCACTTGTCGGGGCGTTGTATGCGGCTGGCCATAGCCCGGAGAATATCCTGTCATTCTTTATCGAAAGCCAGATGTTCAAAGCCAGCAGTTTCTCTTTCAACAAGCTGGGCTTGATCAACGCCGAAAAGCTCAACCGCCATTTCCACGGCTGGATCAAACGGGATAACTTCGATGCGCTCGACATTCCACTCTATGTCGCGGCAACCGATCTCAATAACGCGCAACAAGTGGTGTTCCATGAGGGAGAGCTGATTCAGGCGCTACTGGCCTCGGCGGCTTATCCTGGCATGTTCACGCCGGTAAAAATCGGCGACAAACTGTTTGCCGACGGCGGTATCACCAATAACTACCCGACCGATCTGATCCACGGTTTATGTCGCGCTCATCTCGGGATGTATTTGAGCCCGTTGGAGCATAAAGCCAGCCATGAGTTTACCGATGCCTTTGATGTCATCGACCGGGTATTTGAAATCTACAGCTCGGCGCACCTTCTGAAAAGCATCAAGTTACCCGATATCAACCTTGCTCCGGAAGGGATTGATAAATGGGGGGCATTCAACGTCAACAATGGCAGCCTGACCACACTCTATAACTTGGGCTACGAAACCACACGGGATTACTTCTCGGGCGAAGGGGCCGAATGGCTGGCAGAGCTCAAGAAGTCTTTATCCAAAAAATCATTATTAGACAGCTTTACTCGGTAAAAACCTCTCTATTCACCCCCTCAATAGTGGGCCGATTGTATATTATGGCCCACAGCCCTGCCTATAAATAAAGGCCGCTAAAAAGCGCCTGCAACTCAATAACTTTCACCCGCACCGTAATTCAATTACAGGCTGTATTTTCCTTGCTGAACCTAAGATAAACAGGATATGAAATCCGTTGAAAACGGTGAAATTCAGCCAAAACGCAAACCGATCTAACTCAAACTTTTAAGCTATGCAATTAGCAAAATAAAACCTTAGTCACATTAAGCGAAATTTATTAAATTTCCATCAGTTTGACCAAGCTCTAATTTTAGCTATTGATTTGTCACTCAGATAAAAAATGAAAATTAATTACCTGCCCATTTTGAGAACCAACAAATAAAAACCCGCTTGACACCAAAATTTATTAGATCGCCATCACATTTTCTGCCCATTTGATTCTTTAAATGGGTTGTATTGATAATAACCCCAACAACGAACAACAGGGTTAAAGACATGCTATACGAGTTAATTGATCACGAATTAGTGGATGTCATCAACGACGGTACATACCAATGGCAAGAAGCTGTAAGGAAAACAACTCACTACCTTGAGCAACGTGGCTACGTGTCGAATCAGTATGCCGATGCCATTATCCAATCGACACAAGAGAATGGTCCTTACTACGTATTATGCCCTGGCCTCGCAATGCCTCACGCACGACCTGAAACAGGGGTATTGAAAACTGGGCTTGGTATCCATGTCTTCCCGTCCCCTGTTGATTTTGGCTCTGATCTCGGTCCGGCCAATGTCCTTATTACTTTAGCAGCAAAAGACTCTGATACCCACATAGAAGTGATTCAAGCCTTGAGCGAGATGTTTGTGGATGAAGAGAACATTGAGAAGCTAGCCCAAGCATCTTCCAAAGAACAAGTGCTAGACATAATAAAAGCATACTAAGAGGGAACATAACGTGAAACCAAACATGCGAGCTAATGTGCAAGCCTTTGGCGGTCATTTGACTGCCATGGTATTGCCGAATATCGGGGCCTTTATTGCCTGGGGCTTTATAACCGCACTCTTCATCCCTACCGGTTGGGTACCAAACGAAGCCTTTGGTGAGCTAGTTGGCCCAATGATCACTTACCTACTGCCACTGCTGATCGGTTACACCGGCGGCCAGATTGTCGGCGACAAGCGCGGA
Proteins encoded:
- a CDS encoding patatin-like phospholipase family protein; translated protein: MPASLFNPKPYKFGLTLSGGGAKCMAQIGMLQYLDEQGVKPDVISGASGGALVGALYAAGHSPENILSFFIESQMFKASSFSFNKLGLINAEKLNRHFHGWIKRDNFDALDIPLYVAATDLNNAQQVVFHEGELIQALLASAAYPGMFTPVKIGDKLFADGGITNNYPTDLIHGLCRAHLGMYLSPLEHKASHEFTDAFDVIDRVFEIYSSAHLLKSIKLPDINLAPEGIDKWGAFNVNNGSLTTLYNLGYETTRDYFSGEGAEWLAELKKSLSKKSLLDSFTR
- a CDS encoding PTS sugar transporter subunit IIA, with product MLYELIDHELVDVINDGTYQWQEAVRKTTHYLEQRGYVSNQYADAIIQSTQENGPYYVLCPGLAMPHARPETGVLKTGLGIHVFPSPVDFGSDLGPANVLITLAAKDSDTHIEVIQALSEMFVDEENIEKLAQASSKEQVLDIIKAY